Below is a window of Humulus lupulus chromosome 2, drHumLupu1.1, whole genome shotgun sequence DNA.
tcAACTGAAATCCTAAATAATTCACAaattaacaattcagaacaaaattaaaattattttgtttaaaaaatatgttgttatatattttttctttgtcaaaattaaatttaggaatctatttaaactattttaccAAATATAAAATCCAAAAATACTAAATCTAACAGTCAATTAGACAAAACAAAAAAGTGGGAAAAGATATAAatccaatttttatttatttatttaggggTTAATTTGGATAGGGTTGGAGAAATGTCAACCACTCATTTAATAGTAGCCAAAAAAGAAAAGGGCACTACTTTTATACGTGGTAACACATTCTAAGAACGAAAAATAAATGGATGATCTAAAATTGGGTCAATACGATTATTATTGCAATGGATGATGAAgcaaccaaaccaaaccaaaccacaagatcacaaacaaacaaacaaacaggtACTAGTATGATAGTCTTAGTCTTAGAGTAATTGTTGATGCATAATCAATCATGCTACCATGCCTTTCCCATACTCCTCAACCCCTTGGGCTTGGGCTTGGCCATGGCCATGGTCCCATAAGAAACTCTCAAGAAGCTTTCACCTTACTCCAAAACTGCACCAGTTTCAGGCACCTTAGGCAAATCCACGCCACCATCATCCGGGCAGGTCTTTCCAATGACCAACTCCTCCTTAGCAAATTGATTCACCTATGCTGCTCTTCCTTTGGCCAAATTGACTATGCATCTCGTTTGTTCAATCACATTCCTCAACCCCTCACCATTACTTGGAATTTCGTTATTAGATCTTATAACTCCAATGGCTGCTCCCACCAAGCCCTGCTCCTCTTTAAGCTCATGGTATCTAGAGGTTTTGCTCCTGATAAGTTCACCTTTCCCTTTGTTATCAAAGCTTGTGTGTCTTCCTCTGCTTTCCGCCTTGCCCAAGTTGTCCATGGACTAGCTATCAAGACTGGTTTCTCTAATGATGTGTTTCTGCAAAATAACTTGATGGATTGTTACTTTAACTTTGGTCACGCGTTCTGTGCCTGCAGGGTGTTTGAAAATATGCCTGTGAGAAATGTGGTTTCTTGGACTACCATGGTTAGTGGTTTGGTTGATTCTGGCGACTTAGCTGCTGCTAGAGCGGTTTTCGAGCAAATGCCAACCAAAAATGTTGTGTCCTGGACAGCAATGATCGATGGTTATGCTAAGAATCAACAACCAGAGCAGGCATTTCAACTCTTTAGGAGAATGCAGTCTGAAAACGTTATGCCTAATGAATTCACACTGGTGAGCTTGTTGAAAGCCTGTACTGAATTGGGGAGCTTGAACTTGGGTAGATGGATTCATGATTTTGCTCTCAAGAATGGGTTTAAGCTAGAGGTTTATCTTGGTACAGCTCTGATTGACATGTACAGCAAATGTGGTAGCTTAGAGGATGCAAGGAAAGTGTTTGATAAGATGCAAAAAAAGAGCTTGGCTACTTGGAATTCGATGATCACTAGCTTAGGCGTGTACGGGTTTGGAGAAGAAGCTCTTGCTCTTTTTGCAGAAATGGAGATGAACAATGTACAGCCAGATGCAATTACATTTGTAGGTGTGTTATGTGCTTGTGTGCAAACAAATAATCTCAATGAAGGTCGTAAGTACTTTGAGTATATGAGTAAACGTTATGGTATATCTCCCATTCCAGAACACTACTCTTGCATGATTGAACTGTATAGCCGTGCAGATATGATGGAAGAAGTAGACACATTATCGAACGCCATGCGATGAAAGCGAAAAGCGGTACAGTTTGGGGGCAGTAATGCCCATGTTTTTTGCCAGTGCAGGCATGGAGTTGAGAACAAAATGGGAGCTTTTGACACACAAATGATACAAGGGGCCATGTATCAAGCTCTAGAAATGGTCCTTGTGCTATTGCAGATGAAATCTGAACTCAATAGTTCTGGTTCTTTGTtctgttttgataattttttggtGGGTTATACAAAGAGTTAGTTGTTAAATCTATAGTGCCCCAATTCATATACTTGCATCACTTGAACAAAGTAGGaagaaaaacacacacacacacaagaacACCCCCTATATTTCAAGTATGTATCATCTTGGCCTGCAATATTATGTGGGTGGTCTAATTAAATTGTATAAACATTACCCCTTTATTGATTATTCTTCCTTATTCTTTGTGAAATATAattgggatatttgcggcataagtaccaaATATTTGAGTTTTGTACGTGGCATAGacccaatatttatttttaatggcaATAGTACCAAAAGTCAGTAAAAGTGTAATTCCGTCAGCTTCCTTCGTTAGGTCTCCGTTTCGTGATGACTtgaccaacacgtgtcacttcgtgattggtccagctcaataatatttttaaaataattatgatttgaaCCAATAATAACGTGACACGTGTCTGCTTAATCAGCTCATTAACAGACCTAACGGAGGAGACTGACGAAATTACACTTTTATTGATTTTAggtactattgccactaaaaataaacatcgAGTCTATGCCGCATACTAAACTAAAACATTAAGTACTTATATCGCAATTATCCCTGTATaattatatacatacatatttgGTTTGGATTGAATTGATTTGATCATGGTGATGATGATGACTCTATCTAGATTCTAGTCTACCTTACAAATcaatttttttcatatttaagtTGTTAAAATACCAAACTTTTTACCCCTAGAACCATAAATACCAATTAATACCCATATTAATTGCCTTAAATAGAACACAACCCAAATTAACAAAACTCCACAATCACCACAAACGCTTTTGTTTATGTATAATAGTATCAAACATTGCTGGCCAAACTCTCCCCCAAGCTATCATTTTCATGCAAATTATTGTAAGTTAATCTCTACTACTAGAATTATGattcattttttgtttttaattaaattgtttGCTTACCATGATTAAGATTAAGAACTAAGCTCCTCAAGAAATGTTTTAAAGACTATGCTGGCTtctgttttaaataaaatatgatttatttgattaataatattattaattttttttttgtatggcagaaaattatattttaatttaagtaaATTGATGAAATATGGCATTGGAATTAGCCCAcattttttgctataaattgGTCAAAGTTCAAACTCGGGCCAGGGCCGAAGTCGCTTCTTcactaatctcaaaattcaatTCCTATTATtccattaataaaacaaaaaaggagAGGAGATTTGTGAGTCGGAATTGGGAAAATCGTAGCAATAACGATATCGGAGCAATCAATCATGTTCGCAATTCTTCCGGCGCCGGAAAAATCCACCGTTTGAACGGTGTCATTCTCGGCGAGGTATTAGCTTCTGAGGAAAATGATCTCGTCTTTCCAACCGATGAATTCTCCCAACAGGCTCATGTTCCTTCTCCGCAAAAGGTACATACACATTTGGTCTGGTTTGGTTTGAATTGATTTGATTTGATGTGTTTTGCTTTGCATTGAGCTGATTGTGTACTGATTAACAGTACCTGGAGATGTACAAAAGATCGATCGAGGATCCCGCTGGGTTTTGGTCGGAGTTTGCGTCTCAATTCTACTGGAAACAGAAATGGGAGGATAGTGTTTACTCGGAGAATCTCGATGTCAGCAAAGGAAGAGTCAACATTGAGGtcttacactgattctgattgaTACTCTTTTTCTCATTCTCTTTTTGTTTGCTTTGAAATCTCTTGGTTTTCATTGTTGTTGTGGTTTTATGTTGTACAGTGGTTCAAGGGAGGTGTTACCAACATTTGTTACAACTGTTTGGATAGAAATGTGGAAGCTGGACTTGGTGACAAAGTTGCCTTGTACTGGGAAGGCAATAACACTGGATTTGATGACTCTTTAACTTACTTTCAACTTCTCCACAGAGTTTGCCAGGTCTGTCTCTCCTAAATTCTGCTACTTTATTTGTCTTAACATTGTCATGGTATTCGAAAATATGTATGTAATCCCTCTGAATTTTGCTGCTTCAGCTTGCAAATTATTTGAAAGATATGGGAGTTCAAAAGGGTGATGCTGTTGTCATTTACTTACCCATGCTATTGGAACTTCCCATCACAATGCTAGCATGTGCTCGCATTGGTGCTGTTCATTCGGTATCCTTTTCTGCTTTCTCACCCTTACCAGCACCATCATTCACTATACCTTCCTTTTGAGCACCATTcatttcatttcatctctttcaGGTTGTTTTCGCCGGAGTTTCTGCAGAATCTCTTGCTCAGAGAATCATTGATTGCAAACCAAAAGTTGTTGTCACTTGCAATGCTGTTAAAAGGGGTCCTAAGATCATTCATCTCAAAGATATAGTGGATGCGGCCCTTGTGGAATCTGCCAAAACTGGCATCCCCATAGGTTCAAAATCCATAAATTACTAATTCAGTTGCAATCAACTCTATCTCTAGTTGTCCAAAAATTTCATTATGTTACTAATTATCAACTAtgcatgattttttatttttcccATCTAAAATGGCATAAGATTACTTCTTTGAGCAGATGCATGCCTTGTCTACGAAAATCAATTGGCTATGAAGAGGGAAGTTACTAAATTGCAAGATGGAAGAGATGTATGGTGGCAGGTTAGTATGCAATCCACCCTTTCAAATATAAATTCTTATGAGAAAAGATTAACTGAGTTCGTTTTGCACATGCTTCATTTGTAGTAAAAAATGCTACAAATATAGTAGTTCTTATATGATATGAAAAGTCAACTTCATGGCTATGTTGTTATATGATCATGAAAAATGATGTTGCTAAAATAAGTACATACTTCCATCAATACATACGATCATATATTTAGTGCAACTATTTACAGAGTATTGATGGATAATGACTGTCTTCCAGGACGTCATTCCTAAATATCCAACTCATTGTGCAGTGGAGTGGGTTGATGCTGAGGATCCATTGTTTCTGCTATACACTAGTGGGAGCACTGGAAAACCTAAGGTATGTACTACATAAAACTATGGAtgtatttttcttcttatttataTTTTCCTTATACAATTAAGAAGTATTTGTTTTCTACTTTTCAAGTAGCTAGCCCTTTTCAATATCTATTTGTTCTTTGAAGGGGGTTCTCCATACAACTGGAGGATATATGGTGTATACTGCAACAACATTCAAATACGCATTTGACTATAAACCGTCTGATATATACTGGTATCTCTTTGAAAATTCAGCTTATCTTTGGAACTTTATTATTACAGGACATCAATATCAGACAGTCCCCCCTATTTTGCTTAAGATATGTCtgttctttctttttctttaggtGTACAGCTGACTGTGGTTGGATTACTGGGCACAGCTATGTCACATATGGACCACTGCTCAATGGAGCAACTTCAATAGTTTTTGAAGGGGTGATTTTAGTTACAAAGTTTATTatcaatattttttatataatattaaaccAGACAAGTTATATGTGCAATTAAACCAGACAAAATCTTATTTTTGTGTTTGGGGCCGAAGGATGAAACTTAGTGGGACCAAACTAATGGCTAGAAAGCAAGAAGGAAGactcataaaaaaataattaatattgttaGATGGAGATTTTTACATTGAACTTCATATTCTCAATTATGAAGCTAAATTGTTGTTCATATGTAAATTTTTGGACCAGGGTTGTCATATTTTAGGAAGAAAACCGTTTTTGGCTAAAGTTGATTCAAACTGTTATAGGAAGTCATTTATGTTGAAACATTACCTTTATCTGATGCATTAAATTAAAGAAACAGATCTTAACACCAGACCTTAAAAACTAATGAATAAGCCACATAAGGCCTTTTGACATTTGTTGATGTTTGTTAGGAGGCTCATAAAGACCATTTTTGAACTACTACCAGCATTAATATATTAGATCAGCAATCAAATTTGGCAAATTAGTAGAGTCCAATATATCATACAGGCACTGATACGTACCTTTACTATCAATACCATTCTTTAATGTCATTAATGATTATCATTCACTGTATAACTTGTAGGCTCCTAATTATCCTGATTCGGGACGCTGTTGGGACATCGTAGATAAATACAAAGTTACAATATTTTACACTGCCCCCACATTGGTGCGGTCCCTCATGCGTGATGGTGATGAGGCAAGATATATCTTTTTTACTTATACCTCAAATTAACATGGATATCAGTAGGATGATTCATCACATAGGCTATTCTTGTTTTATAGATAAATTAGTAACTTACCAATTCTTGATCTCATTTATGAAGTTGCGTAATATGGCCCCATTCCcatttgtaaatattttataatcatTGTTTATTTTGGGCTATGAACTTGTACTTGTTGTGTTAGTATTCTCATCTAATTAGTTGTTTGATTAGGACAACAGAAGTCTATTCTAGTAGCTACGAAGGATATCTATGGATATTCTAACTGGGGTTCCATTTCCCTGATGTTAATGTACTTAAGTTTCGTAAGTGGTTAACTGATCAACTATTGTTGATGGTGCAGTATGTAATTCGCTACTCAAGAAAATCCTTACGGATCCTTGGCAGTGCTGGTGAACCTATCAATCCAAGTGCATGGAGGTACAGCGCAATGTTTAAGAAAGCGTTTCTAAGCCTCAAGGCGTAAGCCtcaaatatttaattgaaaaatagtTCTAAAATACCTGAAAATATGAAGGATGAGTAATTCAAATTTCAAAGTTATAAAGCATAACATGAAAATGAATCATTAAACTCAAACATAGCATATAATGTGTCATAAAACTCATACATAAAGTGCTTCAAGGCGCGCCTCAAAACTGTTTTTCGGCATAGactaaaaattatttatttcatcttcacttcttattttattttactattaaCTAACTTCTCAAATTAATCCTGAAATTGCAGGTGGTTTTACAATGTGGTTGGAGAGTCAAGGTGCCCTATTTCTGATACATGGTGGCAAACTGAAACTGGTGGCTTCATGGTACTTTTGCTTTGTTCTTTATTCTATTTTAGGGATTCACAGCGCTTGATGTTTAGCAGAAcacattttatttatatatttacttCGTTAATGTCATGCATATAAGTACACACTCCCTTCTCTGGCATTCAATTTTATACATATTTCTTCATTTCCTATTCCTGGTAGATTACTCCGTTACCTGGTGCCTGGCCTCAGAAGCCTGGATCTGCAACCTTTCCTTTCTTTGGAGTTAAGGTAATTTGGGCTtagctctttctctctttttttaatattattattattattcttttttatcATCAAAGACTTTCTTTTGGTTTGCAAATAATTATTTCTGATGTTTCATAGTATACTGTGTATGACTATAGCCCGTTATAGTAGATGAGAAAGGTGTTGAGATTGAAGGGGAGTGCAGTGGATATTTGTGTGTGAAAGGCTCTTGGCCTGGAGCGTTCCGAACCCTCTATGGTGACCATGAGCAATATGAAACCACTTACTTTAAGCCTTTCACTGGTTATTACTTCACTGGTGATGGCTGCAGAAGGCAAGGAATTAATATTCCGGACTATCAGATTTACTTGTCTACATTGCCAATGCTTACTGCATCAGCAATCTTCAAATCTCGtcttaaatttaagaaaaaaatatggtTCAAAACTTATTGGATCATGTTTTACATCAAATGCTAAGTAAGCATGCTAAGCTTCATAAGTCAATGTTTCAGGGACAAGGATGGATACCACTGGCTTACAGGAAGAGTTGATGATGTTATAAATGTCAGGTATTTGTTTAAAAAAAGTGAGGAAATATGTGCAGAAATTCTTTAGTTCAGATTTTCATACTCTTACAAACTTATGCCTTATCCTTGCTCCCTCACTCACTCTCAGGCCATCCCCTCTTGTTCTCTTTATGTGCGATTATGAGAAATTCTACGGGTACTATAGTCTATAGTGGCATTGAGTCActcaattttgcttttaaatatatGCAGTGGACATCGTATTGGTACAGCAGAAGTTGAATCTGCTCTGGTTTCACATCCCAAGTGTGCAGAAGCTGCTGTGGTTGGTATTGAGCATGAGGTATTTACAGTAGAACTTTTATACTTAAATACTCGTCACGGGGAATGTTTTGAAACAACTTCAAGATGCTGCTCTAAGCAAACAAATATTTTATGGGGAAGGGATTAGGAAACCATGATACTTACTGCTCTAGGCGAACAGTGGGGTACATATATTAGTAATCATGGGAAAGATGTGGGGAGAGAGTCAGAGAGATGAAGATGCTTGACACCAGTTTCTCACCAAAATGTTTTAATGGGATAGGTGAAAGGGCAGTCTATATATGCATTTGTTACTCTGGTTGTAGGTGAGCCTTACAGTGAAGAACTACGAAAGAGTCTCATCCTTACTGTAAGAAAGCAGGTATGGATCTGACCTGACAATTTGACGAAATTTTGAAAATGCTTTGCACTCAATTGCAGTGGACTTCAATTTTATTGAATGTTTTATAATGCTCTTGCTCTCTGCTGCCTTCATTATTCTGGATGGATTCGGCTCCTTAAAATCAAATTGAATGAAAATTAATCAGTATTTAAAGTGAAGAATGAGAATTGTTCTGATGGGAGAACTAAACATAATAATCTTGGTTGTCTGTCTATACTCTTGCGTGTTTCAACAAGTGCCCATTTAGTGGCACCAGTAACTTCTTAAGATGCTATGTGCTGTCAAATGAGGAGTGATTTAACATTTCAGATAGGAGCGTTTGCCGCACCAGACAGGATCCACTGGGCGCCTGGGCTTCCAAAGACAAGAAGTGGAAAGATTATGAGGAGGATTCTGAGAAAAATTGCTTCTGGTCAGTTAGAGGAGCTTGGAGACATGAGCACACTTGCAGACCCTTATGTAGTCGAACAGCTCATTTCACTTTCCAATTGCTGACGACATTTCTGGTGTGGAAGGTAACTTATCTGAACTCCATTCATGCAGATTGTCAATGCAAGGGATCAATTTGAATCCTAAAAGAAAAGAACACTTGCATAgtttatgattatatatatatatatatatatatactatatatttatacatttttgTTAACCTGTCATTTTGTTCAATTGCCCTTAAAATGCAGAAGAGTGAAAGAGTTAGCCTCTTTTTATGCCAGACATAATtgtcttaatataattataatttttaaatttcttGCAGGAGCAGTCCTACATAGCAAAGCATTAAGGGAGAGGATTTGTAAGATCAGGTTTTCGATTTTTCTAGAGAAAAATAAATTAATGATATGGGTTTCGTCAATCATTTTGACAAAGTCAGTTAAGAAACATAATTATATGTATTTTGTAATTCAATTTAATCCTATAATCGTATGAAGGGCTAAACATCCATAAAATGAAACATTAATAAAATAAGTTAGacagattaaatgattatatgtgtATCATTTCCTACTAAGTTAAGCTATCACTTACATGATCAAGAAAATGATTAGCTTATATTAATCAATGTATGGAGTCCCTATAAACATTTTTCTACGGTGTGGGAGAATTGATTTGAAAAAGTATTTTGGATTACTTTTGACATAGTTTGGAACTAAAACGTAGTAAAAAACAGTACTTGCACGTCGGAACAAATACATTTTATAATCTGATAAGTTGTAACCCCATTACTCCTCAACCCCTTGGGCTTTGCCATTGCCATGGTCCCATAAGAAACTCTCAAGAAGCTTTCACCTTACTCCAAAACTGCACCAGTTCCAGGCACCTTAGACAAATCCACGCCACCACCATCCGGGCAGGTCTTTCCAATGACCAACTCCTCCTTAGCAAGTTGATTCACCTATGCTGCTCTTCCTTTGGCCAAATTGACTATGCATCTCGTTTGTTCAATCACATTCCTCAACCCCTCACCATTACTTGGAATTTCATTATTAGATCTTATAACTCCAATGGCTGCTCCCACCAAGCCCTGCTCCTCTTGAAGCTCATGATATCTAGAGGTTTTTCTCCTGATAAGTTCACCTTTCCCTTTGTTATCAAAGCTTCTGTGTCTTCATCTGCTTATCGCCTCGCCCAAGTTGTCCATGGACTAGCTATCAAGACTTGTTTCTCTAATGATGTGTTTCTTGCATGATTGAACTGTACAGCGGAGCGGGTGTGGTGCAGTAC
It encodes the following:
- the LOC133816940 gene encoding acetyl-coenzyme A synthetase, chloroplastic/glyoxysomal-like isoform X2 produces the protein MALELAHIFCYKLVKVQTRARAEVASSLISKFNSYYSINKTKKERRFVSRNWENRSNNDIGAINHVRNSSGAGKIHRLNGVILGEVLASEENDLVFPTDEFSQQAHVPSPQKYLEMYKRSIEDPAGFWSEFASQFYWKQKWEDSVYSENLDVSKGRVNIEWFKGGVTNICYNCLDRNVEAGLGDKVALYWEGNNTGFDDSLTYFQLLHRVCQLANYLKDMGVQKGDAVVIYLPMLLELPITMLACARIGAVHSVVFAGVSAESLAQRIIDCKPKVVVTCNAVKRGPKIIHLKDIVDAALVESAKTGIPIDACLVYENQLAMKREVTKLQDGRDVWWQDVIPKYPTHCAVEWVDAEDPLFLLYTSGSTGKPKGVLHTTGGYMVYTATTFKYAFDYKPSDIYWCTADCGWITGHSYVTYGPLLNGATSIVFEGAPNYPDSGRCWDIVDKYKVTIFYTAPTLVRSLMRDGDEYVIRYSRKSLRILGSAGEPINPSAWRWFYNVVGESRCPISDTWWQTETGGFMITPLPGAWPQKPGSATFPFFGVKPVIVDEKGVEIEGECSGYLCVKGSWPGAFRTLYGDHEQYETTYFKPFTGYYFTGDGCRRDKDGYHWLTGRVDDVINVSGHRIGTAEVESALVSHPKCAEAAVVGIEHEVSLTVKNYERVSSLL
- the LOC133816940 gene encoding acetyl-coenzyme A synthetase, chloroplastic/glyoxysomal-like isoform X1 produces the protein MALELAHIFCYKLVKVQTRARAEVASSLISKFNSYYSINKTKKERRFVSRNWENRSNNDIGAINHVRNSSGAGKIHRLNGVILGEVLASEENDLVFPTDEFSQQAHVPSPQKYLEMYKRSIEDPAGFWSEFASQFYWKQKWEDSVYSENLDVSKGRVNIEWFKGGVTNICYNCLDRNVEAGLGDKVALYWEGNNTGFDDSLTYFQLLHRVCQLANYLKDMGVQKGDAVVIYLPMLLELPITMLACARIGAVHSVVFAGVSAESLAQRIIDCKPKVVVTCNAVKRGPKIIHLKDIVDAALVESAKTGIPIDACLVYENQLAMKREVTKLQDGRDVWWQDVIPKYPTHCAVEWVDAEDPLFLLYTSGSTGKPKGVLHTTGGYMVYTATTFKYAFDYKPSDIYWCTADCGWITGHSYVTYGPLLNGATSIVFEGAPNYPDSGRCWDIVDKYKVTIFYTAPTLVRSLMRDGDEYVIRYSRKSLRILGSAGEPINPSAWRWFYNVVGESRCPISDTWWQTETGGFMITPLPGAWPQKPGSATFPFFGVKPVIVDEKGVEIEGECSGYLCVKGSWPGAFRTLYGDHEQYETTYFKPFTGYYFTGDGCRRDKDGYHWLTGRVDDVINVSGHRIGTAEVESALVSHPKCAEAAVVGIEHEVKGQSIYAFVTLVVGEPYSEELRKSLILTVRKQIGAFAAPDRIHWAPGLPKTRSGKIMRRILRKIASGQLEELGDMSTLADPYVVEQLISLSNC
- the LOC133816942 gene encoding pentatricopeptide repeat-containing protein At3g26630, chloroplastic; its protein translation is MLPCLSHTPQPLGLGLGHGHGPIRNSQEAFTLLQNCTSFRHLRQIHATIIRAGLSNDQLLLSKLIHLCCSSFGQIDYASRLFNHIPQPLTITWNFVIRSYNSNGCSHQALLLFKLMVSRGFAPDKFTFPFVIKACVSSSAFRLAQVVHGLAIKTGFSNDVFLQNNLMDCYFNFGHAFCACRVFENMPVRNVVSWTTMVSGLVDSGDLAAARAVFEQMPTKNVVSWTAMIDGYAKNQQPEQAFQLFRRMQSENVMPNEFTLVSLLKACTELGSLNLGRWIHDFALKNGFKLEVYLGTALIDMYSKCGSLEDARKVFDKMQKKSLATWNSMITSLGVYGFGEEALALFAEMEMNNVQPDAITFVGVLCACVQTNNLNEGRKYFEYMSKRYGISPIPEHYSCMIELYSRADMMEEVDTLSNAMR